From the genome of Oryza glaberrima chromosome 1, OglaRS2, whole genome shotgun sequence:
GCAGGACCAGGCGCAGGCCACTCCACCGCCAGAAACTCGTGCTACCCGTGCTGTGCCACTGGATCGTTTCACCTACTCCTAGTACCACGTGTGAGCACAGGCCCGGAGGACCAAGCGTGGTCGCGGCGCGGGGCAGGGCCAGTAGAGCAGacttctctttgtttatttgcttcacATGCTAGTACTGTATGCTTGTGTAATGAATATGTTGTTGTTATATGTGCACGACACCTTTCGGCGCATGCACGATACCTTTCGGCGCATGCACGACTACTTTCTGCCGcaccgatgcagcctcctttattcGCGTACGATACGAGTATTTGCCCGCCATTTGCCGCATACGACCAAtgtaactttcggcgccaatcAGGCGTACCCACCATGCCCCGCCACATTCACATGTCAGGGATATCACTCGATTTTTGGTGCCTATATAAGTCGCCTTAATGAGTGAGGCCTCACAATCTTTCAGAACTCAGTCACATTCAGTACTCTCTTCCCCACTTGCTTCATTACAAATCCTACCGGCTTTCGTCAATGTCTAGACGCCTGGGCGTTGAGGATCCGAACTAGCGTAGCGATCCTTGTGTATACCTACTACCACCTTGGTGCCAGCGTCCTCTCTGCCTATGCGGTGATCAATGCCAACTAATGGCTTCGAGGAATCCTGATATTCGAGGAAGGCGCTTTTTTAGGTGCCCTAACTATGACCGTGAGgtattttattatctgcatatgcttattcattCCGTATGGGCAATCGTTTTATTCTTCGTAACACTACTCTATTCGGCAGACCCGCACCACGGCTTGCGCATACATCGAGTGGGTCGATACAGAAAATCCCGTTCTCAACCtaaccacttgtttacaagAAGGTCGATGGTATTTCGCATCCGAAAGTACTGTGCAATACTTGCAGAGAAAAACGGCTTACGAACGACAATGTCGTGAACAACAATGCGACTGGCGGGTGCTAACTACGGCACTCCCTCCATGGGAAGCCCGTCCAAGATGCAAGTGTGGTGATCGTTGTCAAGTTCTTCGTTCCATAAAGCCTACAACATTGGGTCGAAGGTtctttgtttgtccaaatattcttgacgacgatttcatggtaagaatattttgattacatgaatccttattttctcacaaCATTTACTAACTTTGCTCGCTTCACATCTATTCTTTCCTCCTAGGAACCACCAAGGAGATGTCAATACAGAGAATGGATAGACACCAGAAGGGTTCTAACTCCACCTAGCCTTGTTGTGCAGCTTGAACTACCAAAGCAATACAGGGTTACTAAAGCGcggtttgagagaggagagggatcctcacgtaggggttagcttttatcggacaacttggcatattgaaatttctactgtcatgcttccttgtccaattactacatcgtcgttgtgttcaactattgcactacctccctcctagtttgaatctaatatcatctatgtaaccgcaatggaaatagttgtatcatgttcaaattgtactattatttcttcatgttacataattctccttgttTAAGTACATATAATGTTTCTACGACCGAGACTGCGATAGGCCTATATCAATTCTCCGAGTACTAATACGTCAAATAAGTTACAAAATAATACCTtacttaacatatgaaattacgaaacaaccaacttcaatacatttttataacaatattaacaagttttactaataaatacttctttaattattattaacataacatagaaaaatcatttggcGGTACTTTTTGGATCTGGGTCCCTTGCCACCCTCTAgtggggcggcaaggggcccaaATGCAAAAAGTACGAGCCCCAAGCTCTTTATGGACtgccaaaattgcatttagccccTTGCCAAAATTACGGCAAGGGGCTAAATACAATTTTGGCCGACGGCGGTTGACGGCGCGGTCGAcccgccgtctgccacgtcagcttgcggCCCACCACTGGGGCGGcggagtcttttttttttaattttttttggccgatagattatttctgtaaatatttttaaaaaaatctaaaaatgaaaaagattcagccccccccccccccccccccccccggtggCCACGTGCCGCGCACGAGCCAAAGCAGCTGCtcgcttcctccctcctctcaccCACCAGTCACCACCACCGCACCGCCTTCCCCCACTCCGGAAACTGGCAGGCGGAGCCCACCCCATCACACCGCACCACACAAACCCTaaacccctcctcccctccccctccccctccccctccgagatctcgccgccatggcggccgAGCCGTCGGAGCCCGACGCCTCGCAGGAGCCCGCGCCCGCTGcagccccggccgccgccataGGTGGCCCCAACCCGTGCTGCGCCAAGGTAACCCGGTCCCTCCTGCTCGAGCCCCTCGAATTCGTTGTAATCTCTCTACTGTTTCCTTTTTGGCGGGACGGCATCTGACGTGCGCATTTGgattgccttttcttttccccgcAGCTCTGGAGGAAGTACCAGAAGTCGGAGGCGAGCCGCGCGGCGCTGCGCGAGGGTTTGAAGCTCCTGCAGGGCGAGAATGACAAGCTGCTGAAGGAGCGCTCCGAGCTCAGCAGAGGTACCTAATCTCCCATCTAGAGAGTTCCCCTACCTGTTTCTACCACACTGCTTTTGTTGGTTTCTCCTGCATTTTGAAATCGTGATTCTaattggaacaaaaaaaaaatcacctggAGTGGTCTGCGACCAAATGGGCAGCGCAAATATTGAAACACAGTTTTGCATATTTAAGCCGGGATGAATTCAGCAGTATGAATATTTTGGCCACAGCATAATATGGTATGCTTATTCAGGATTGTAGATTtgccttattaaaaaaaatacttttctcTGAAGTATCTAATGCTCTGAATTCTAATTTAATAGCATGTTAGTAGCATGCTAGCAGGAATTTAACAGAAGGTGCCTAACGCAGAGAGGATGATCCTTTGAAAGTATGTTTATTTTCTCTGTAGCACTTCTTATGCATATTATCGTGACATTTCATGCATGACTAAAAGAACTTGAAGACTGCCGCAAGCCTGTCACTATTGAAGCATATGGAATTTTGGTCATGATTTTACATCTGCGTCTTGAAACTTCTGGTATGTTTATCATGCATTAATAAGTTTTCTTATCTCTACCTTGTTGATGAACAGTGTGCAATGAGGAGCGTCTCCGAGGTGATTCGGCAGAAGCAGCTAGGATCTCTGAGTCTGATGCCAGAGATATGCTAGAGAAAGAGATAATTGAATTGAAGGCACAGAACTCTGCTTTGCAACAATCACAAAGTGTTTGCAAAGATGGTAATGAACTTATACGCATCACTGAGTTGGAGGAAGAAATTAGAAGACTCAAACAGGTTTTagtagaagaaaagaagaagagtaaTTCCGAGAAGAAAAATGCCGAAGAAGAAAAGGGCAAGGTTTTAGAACTGCAAAGGTTACTGAATATGGAAACACACAAGTCTGAAGAGTATAAATGGCTTTCTGATACAGAGAGAAAAGCAGCCAATGGTCTGAGGGCATCGTGTGAAAAATTGAGGAGTGAAACAAGTGAAGCCAGAGAAAGGCTGGTTGCTCAGGTGAAGAAAACAGAGGAAGCAAATAAAAGGGCTGAAGAAGAGAAGCAGAAAGCTGCCAGAGAAAAGAAATGTGCCAACTCAGAGAAGTCGTTAGCggaaaagaacaaaaatctgATTGAAACCGAGAGGAAAAAGTTGACAGAAGAGAAGAGTCGTGCTGAGCGTTTATTTGCAAAGTTAGAGGAGCAGAAGAAGTTGAATGAAGATTTACGAGTTAGAATTGAGGTTGAAAGAAAGAATGCAGTGGATCAGAAAAACCATATAGACCATCTATCCCAGAAGctggaagaagagaaagaacgAAGTGAAAATTTGCAGAGGAAGCTTGAAAAATTATGTGCAGTTAAAGATACAACTTCTTTTGGCAAACATGGACAGCAACGCATTGATGTGGTTACGGAAGGTGCAAATATAAGGCTTCTCAAAGAGAAACTTAAGCTGAAGAAACAACAATTAAAGCATGCGAAAAATGTGTCAAAGCTAGATAAAGCAAAAAATGCGCTGGTAAGAAGAGAGCTTCAGCGCCTTAAACAGGATTGGATCCAGCTGCTGAGCCGATTTAACATGCTTGACGAACATCTTGCTGCTGATGGTGTTGAAGGTATTCATGTCTTAACCGAGGTCTGTATCTGCTACTTATACTATCATCAACTGTACTTATGAAGGTAACTTTAGTAGGAACTAGAATGTGCTAGAAACTATCTTGGTCAATAATCTTAGCATATTAGTAGAGGCAAATCATTTATCTTAAGCCACCTGTGTATATCTTGCAAATCTGAATGCATCACAGAGTTTGTTTGGTTAGGATGCGCAGAAAAATGTAAAATTAAGAAATTCCTTTCTCAATCTTCATTTATTCGAAGTGGAGCGGCAAGAAGTGGGACTTTTTAGTGCTGAGAGTAAATGCATTACCCTCTGTCTACAAACTTCAGTCATTTAGACACTGCACAATCTACAAGTTTAATTTGCCATTCTATATTGACATTTTAACGCATTATATGTTTTCATTTTATGCTAGTGATTATGACATCGAGTCCATCAAGTATTATGTCATTTTCTTTTGTACCATTCACTAGTTTGGCAATTTAACAGTCATAGTGAAGTTTAGAAAATATAAAGCATTCGGCAGACACTTTTGTTAGACAAGAGGATTCACTGACTCACTCCTAACTCCTTACCATATGCTTCAGTTTAGTTACCCCAGGCAACTATCTAGCACAGTGCTGGGGTGGTCCATTGGTTTTCAAATATATTATAGcctaaaaataacaatataattattttcagATCTGCaactaaaaaaaagaatgtcAATTTGAGATATTGACATGTTACACAATACatttactttttctttaaaaaaatcccAGAAATGACGCACCCATGTCTACATAGATTCATCCACAGATGATGAGCATCAAACATACCATCATCATTACCAGCTCCTCTTAAGTAGTAGAGAATTGTGCACGAATTGATGTGTCCAGAACAATATTAAGTAATGTGTAAATCTAATTGCTATACTACACATGCTTTAGATGTGTTAATTTAGGCCTGTTATTCTACTATATATGCATCTTAATATTAATGTGTTTCAATGTTATCATCTTGGCAGTTGAAGCGACATCCGGAGATACATAACTTTGAACAAAATCTGCTTCCACATAATTCAGCCCCATATTTTGGGTTGCCGTCTGGAATAGTTCCTTTCAGTTCATCTGTACCAAGAGACTACACTTCATATCAGTTACCCAGAGAAAGCTGCACAAGACCAATCTCAGGTACTAGTTCTGAACTAGAGCCTCCTTTTGGTAGCTCTCTCAGAACGAAGTCAAAAAGTCCACACAGATCTTCATGTCCCACATCCATATCTGATAAAAAGTTAATGGACTCACAGGGTAAGGATAGGTTGTTAGTCCCTGCATCAACAGATATCAGAAGAAAACAAAGCTCAATGGTTCCCGAGTTAACCAGTAAAGATGGTAATGATACAAGGAAACCCAGTGATAGAGCTTTGCCTGTAGTTTCTGGTGATCCCTTTCAACAGAAGGCACTGCAATCATCCATGTTTGGTGCTACAGAAGTTACAGATAAAATGCCCAAAGGAgataagaagagaaaaaggaccaaaatgtctCTAAAGTCAACTGATTGTCTTTCATCTAAACATAAGCGGTTGCATCTGGAAATGAAGGCCCATGATTCCACTTCAAATGGCATTTTATGCAGTGATGATCGTTCTCGTGTGCAGCAAGGAAGCAGCATCATGCCCGTTGTGAATGAAGATGACGTGCAAACTCGTAGGAGGAAATGCTATGTTATTGCTGGTAAAACTCCTTTCTTGAGTGTTCCAGCTAAAGTTCCTTTTGCTGAAGCAGGAAATGCTTATGCAGTTAGCAAATTTCCTTCGCTACTCTCTTTTGAGGAAATGATCAAGGGGGACTGCTTGAAATTACTCGATTTGGACAATGATGCAGATGAGGAAAGATACAGAAGGGCAATGCAGAGAACTCTTTCACCAGATCTGCCCATAATTCTACCACAGGCAACTAAAGCGCCTACCCATGAAAAATCCCACCATTTGTCTGATATGATGCCCAATGCTTTTGAATATGAGAGAGATTGTCCTTCCTCTGGAGCCAATGCCACAGATTTGGAGATGAGGCCCAATATGTTGGGAGTCGAGGGGCCTGCAGTTCAGAAGTTGATTCAGAGCACTGGCAAGCTTGGACATAATAGAATAGATTGTCATGATAATGTTAAGCAACTGCGTGCAAATgataatgataaatctaattcAGTAGTCAATATTTCTTGTAGCACCAAGTTGGATAATGTGCCAACTAAGCGCTCTTTGAGCTGCATTTTGC
Proteins encoded in this window:
- the LOC127775326 gene encoding uncharacterized protein LOC127775326 isoform X1 — protein: MAAEPSEPDASQEPAPAAAPAAAIGGPNPCCAKLWRKYQKSEASRAALREGLKLLQGENDKLLKERSELSRVCNEERLRGDSAEAARISESDARDMLEKEIIELKAQNSALQQSQSVCKDGNELIRITELEEEIRRLKQVLVEEKKKSNSEKKNAEEEKGKVLELQRLLNMETHKSEEYKWLSDTERKAANGLRASCEKLRSETSEARERLVAQVKKTEEANKRAEEEKQKAAREKKCANSEKSLAEKNKNLIETERKKLTEEKSRAERLFAKLEEQKKLNEDLRVRIEVERKNAVDQKNHIDHLSQKLEEEKERSENLQRKLEKLCAVKDTTSFGKHGQQRIDVVTEGANIRLLKEKLKLKKQQLKHAKNVSKLDKAKNALVRRELQRLKQDWIQLLSRFNMLDEHLAADGVEGIHVLTELKRHPEIHNFEQNLLPHNSAPYFGLPSGIVPFSSSVPRDYTSYQLPRESCTRPISGTSSELEPPFGSSLRTKSKSPHRSSCPTSISDKKLMDSQGKDRLLVPASTDIRRKQSSMVPELTSKDGNDTRKPSDRALPVVSGDPFQQKALQSSMFGATEVTDKMPKGDKKRKRTKMSLKSTDCLSSKHKRLHLEMKAHDSTSNGILCSDDRSRVQQGSSIMPVVNEDDVQTRRRKCYVIAGKTPFLSVPAKVPFAEAGNAYAVSKFPSLLSFEEMIKGDCLKLLDLDNDADEERYRRAMQRTLSPDLPIILPQATKAPTHEKSHHLSDMMPNAFEYERDCPSSGANATDLEMRPNMLGVEGPAVQKLIQSTGKLGHNRIDCHDNVKQLRANDNDKSNSVVNISCSTKLDNVPTKRSLSCILHEDQAQNVVASPTDVPSNTSNSHPNSTLDLQHSHKEASNENSSNQIHSSSISDSGQQNIVGGCKTKAAESTDLNLNSIIGLRHGDKRSPMCFVGLVSMKKRNIIRMFRYWETLIAEARETSEEAFVDTPLFERISSEPLLLLEEKVALIISLLLWDICRVITADPVLDGNFASSVFALTVKSYMETRWAFLKSNQLDVPVSLIEDFLVKREVVVCNKTGHVISDVDRYSLLDDETGIQVSTEPATIDQFISACALLASICVKVERMDIVLEVSYKVLLMGKSNLSWTLLAIHIIGSMCGDKFLSKSSNFLMTTIRLVVLLLEAKNNSLCLLSSYVQSNRPAVFPTCAHCLFDVVDSVSVDGFISFLLDELHLCSQQWNSCSNTNKIIARCSPHLGSSGLEVNCGEPCYISKQVKLSEDGHNHTAGRDLCYFAEITSLLELFGNYMSCEWTYNNVVVRLLKILESCTCEEYSAALLILLSQLGRFFVDDVGYEQRAVSDLRNHLSVLMRTKVSNSRNMPVQLSAIGALLSLLPLAFDKIVAHSGQLPDLYVLQGRQISEWFCQLSKEHQSIACSFFS
- the LOC127775326 gene encoding uncharacterized protein LOC127775326 isoform X2 → MCNEERLRGDSAEAARISESDARDMLEKEIIELKAQNSALQQSQSVCKDGNELIRITELEEEIRRLKQVLVEEKKKSNSEKKNAEEEKGKVLELQRLLNMETHKSEEYKWLSDTERKAANGLRASCEKLRSETSEARERLVAQVKKTEEANKRAEEEKQKAAREKKCANSEKSLAEKNKNLIETERKKLTEEKSRAERLFAKLEEQKKLNEDLRVRIEVERKNAVDQKNHIDHLSQKLEEEKERSENLQRKLEKLCAVKDTTSFGKHGQQRIDVVTEGANIRLLKEKLKLKKQQLKHAKNVSKLDKAKNALVRRELQRLKQDWIQLLSRFNMLDEHLAADGVEGIHVLTELKRHPEIHNFEQNLLPHNSAPYFGLPSGIVPFSSSVPRDYTSYQLPRESCTRPISGTSSELEPPFGSSLRTKSKSPHRSSCPTSISDKKLMDSQGKDRLLVPASTDIRRKQSSMVPELTSKDGNDTRKPSDRALPVVSGDPFQQKALQSSMFGATEVTDKMPKGDKKRKRTKMSLKSTDCLSSKHKRLHLEMKAHDSTSNGILCSDDRSRVQQGSSIMPVVNEDDVQTRRRKCYVIAGKTPFLSVPAKVPFAEAGNAYAVSKFPSLLSFEEMIKGDCLKLLDLDNDADEERYRRAMQRTLSPDLPIILPQATKAPTHEKSHHLSDMMPNAFEYERDCPSSGANATDLEMRPNMLGVEGPAVQKLIQSTGKLGHNRIDCHDNVKQLRANDNDKSNSVVNISCSTKLDNVPTKRSLSCILHEDQAQNVVASPTDVPSNTSNSHPNSTLDLQHSHKEASNENSSNQIHSSSISDSGQQNIVGGCKTKAAESTDLNLNSIIGLRHGDKRSPMCFVGLVSMKKRNIIRMFRYWETLIAEARETSEEAFVDTPLFERISSEPLLLLEEKVALIISLLLWDICRVITADPVLDGNFASSVFALTVKSYMETRWAFLKSNQLDVPVSLIEDFLVKREVVVCNKTGHVISDVDRYSLLDDETGIQVSTEPATIDQFISACALLASICVKVERMDIVLEVSYKVLLMGKSNLSWTLLAIHIIGSMCGDKFLSKSSNFLMTTIRLVVLLLEAKNNSLCLLSSYVQSNRPAVFPTCAHCLFDVVDSVSVDGFISFLLDELHLCSQQWNSCSNTNKIIARCSPHLGSSGLEVNCGEPCYISKQVKLSEDGHNHTAGRDLCYFAEITSLLELFGNYMSCEWTYNNVVVRLLKILESCTCEEYSAALLILLSQLGRFFVDDVGYEQRAVSDLRNHLSVLMRTKVSNSRNMPVQLSAIGALLSLLPLAFDKIVAHSGQLPDLYVLQGRQISEWFCQLSKEHQSIACSFFS